The Antechinus flavipes isolate AdamAnt ecotype Samford, QLD, Australia chromosome 4, AdamAnt_v2, whole genome shotgun sequence genomic interval tatacacatacaataacAAGGATCAAGAGTacaatttattaggaaaaatgtaggactagtaatcattgatcttatacaaagttaaaatgaaagattcaatcaagagagaaatcaacGTTATATGTCAGCTGTGTTAATGTTATTTTAGATACatgcctatctatctatatatttataaaaatatatttttatatgtttgtatatgtatttctatagatgtatgtgtgtgcaagtatgtatgtataaatatatatatattagcatatGCACATGAACACACACATGTAACACAAATATATCTCTGCTTAACTATAGCCAGCATGGGGCAGGGGGGAGGGgcagaagagaagggggaaaaaaaagaatttaaaaagtgcaaagcagagaacaaaagaataaattaaaaggaagcaaagaaaagatgtacATTTGTGaatatgtcttctattattatatatgttttctcaaaatgaaaatttattgtgaTATAGTTTGAATACTTCCTGATGATCTGCTAGGATCAtgacattttatttgttttattttgttttgttttccttttctttgttttctttttctatttgatgattcttattttgtatttatgtttgaattttttttaatgaaaaaaattgaggccctacacttccaaaggaaaaaaggaagatgtgGCTGTGGTCACAAATACTTCCTACATTTTTAATGCATTATCATTTTCCATTGTGCATACTCTCCTCCATTATGTGTGTGCCTTATATTTATGAGAGGAAGGTTTGTAATTGTTTAACTAACTGTGCCATTTGAGTAAATATCTttgttaataattaatttattctaCTGGCTGGATGGTAATGATAGTTATCCTTAAAACTTCACCTACCAGTCACCACTCTTGGGAACCTAGCTTGGTAATGAGTGTGATAGGGGAATGAAGCCAGAGGTGAGTGATACACTTGAATAGCTAGCCTTTGTCATTCTTTGGGATTCAATTgtatcatatgtaaaataagggatGAGAGAGTAAGTTGgctaaaatttttctaatttgtttgcCATGTCTAAATATATGATTCACCTAATTATAAGATGATGGATTGTAAAGACCAATCTAACTTTATCTCAATTAATTGTTGGACAGATATGATTATGCCCTTCACTCCTTAAGGATACCATAGGAAGAATGAAACTATATTCAAAAACTGTATGATATATTCAGTTTGgctatttttataaggaaatgaaaaaaataaagattttctaAGGTTTTTAATAATCAAATCAGGTCATGGATTCAACTCAATGAGTGTTTGAATTCAAAAGTGATAAAATCAGGATAGCACAGCCTATGATTTTGAACACTGAAAAACAATTTCTGCACAAGTCACATGAGAATATCTCTATTCTCttatcaatttttctttatggtctttttttaatgaaagtacctccaattattttcactttattgagAAAAACTTCATCTTTCTGACCATATCTGTGAAAGCTTTTTTTACTTGCTGGTTCCTTAGAGTATAGATGAAAGGATTTAACAAAGGGGCAACTGAAGTATTCAGCACAGCAACTTGCTTATTAAAAGTTGCTGCTGCTTTCATAGAGGGGTTAACATACATAAAGATGCAGCTACCATAGGAAAGAGAGACAACAATCATATGAGAAGAACAGGTAGAAAaggcctttttccttttctgagcagAAGGGATTTTCATAATTGTCTTCATGATATATGCATAGGAGATCATTACTAGTACTAATGTAAAGAGAAGAGTCACCACAGCCAAAACAAATTCAATCATCTCTAGGAAGTGTGTGTCTGCACAGGCCAACTGGAGCAATATGGTATAGTCACAACAGTAATGGTTGATGATGTTGGATGCACAAAATGGCAACTTTGTGGTCATGATATGTGGTCCAATTACAACCATGAAGCCAGCGATCCAGGAGCTGAGGACCAGTTGGAGACAAAGCCTCTTGTTCATCACCATTGTATAATGCAAGGGCTTACATATGGCTACATAACGATCATAGGACATGGCAGCCAAAAGATAAAATTCTGTTGCTCCcaataaaatggcaaaaaaaaattgagtaaaacatccagcaaaagaaatgGTCTTGTTCCCAGTTCCTATGTTCACTAGCATTTTGGGAACAAAGACAGTTGtaaaagaaatttccaaaaaGGAGAAATTCCGGAGGAAGAAATACATGGGGGTCTGGAGGTGGGAATCCAGCAGGGTGAGAATAATGATGGTCAGATTTCCAGTGACACTTAAAAGATATGTTAgtagcagaaaaacaaaaataataacttgGGTCTCGGGGTCATTTGTCAATCCTACAAGAAAGAATTCCTTCACTGTGGTTTGATTGCCCATCAACAGCATCTGCCAAGGCTAAGGTTGAGAACAAGTGAGAAAGATCAGAATGAATTTAAATATACCAAAATTATAatggaaaatcaaataaaagaaggaatagagggagggagaaacagaggaagCTTTTGTTAAGCACaattatgttctaggcactatgctaagtgatttGTGATATGTGATTTAATTCTCACAGCAACTATAAGAGGTACAtagtattatccctattttataatttagttaactgaggcaaatagaagttaagtgatttgcccagcaacacatagtttctgaggctggattgctATTCAAAGTATTCACTCTTCTCGGTCCAcactcctccttccttttcattctccCCTATTGGATAGAGAATATAATCTCAGGTGATAAATTATTAATACATTGACAAGACATAATTACCTGAACCACTTTTTTccaatggaaaaatgaaatattaatctGCCCAAGTACAGGGGATCTAATCACAGAAAGCATATTGATAATGAGgtgtaaaatgaaatataaaacatgATAGGGGGAATCCAACCCTATATGCAGAGGAATGTGTTCCTTCAGTGAATCTGAAGTGAAATACTATCACAGGATGAAGAATAAATCAGCTCCCTAAGACCAAGGCAAACTTCTAAGAGGAAGATAATAAAGGAAAGCCTCCTAGAGTGGGGCcaatattttttttaccttctgtatTTACAAACACATTAATATCCATTAGATCCTGAGATTGAATCAAGTGATATGTGGGAAAGGAAAACTcaagtctctttcccttccaataatattcttatataaTGAATACTAttaaacaatcatttaaaataaagtgataggctatattaaaatactttaatcattaaaaagcatttaataataaaaaggacagttctacctaaattaatcaatTTAGGGCCATATCAAttaagctataatttttttttcctgaggcaattgaggttaagtgacttgcccagggtccagatgatatgttaagtgtctgagaccagacttaggttttcctgacttcaggactagtgctctaccTACTGAGACATCTAGCTCCccctatcaaaaatattttataaagttagaaaaataaagcaacaaaagccatttggaagaacaaaagcccAAATATGTccagaaatcaataaaaataaatgcaaaagaaggcAATTTAAACAAGATCTGAAACTGTTTTATAAACtgataattatcaaaaataacttggtactggctaagaaatagaatggtagatcacTGAGCAAGATTCGGTACAAATACATTATAGTATATGACCATATTAATCTGGCATACAATAGAACCAAAAatccaagcttttggaacaaaaactcattatgtgaaaaaaaaactgCAGAGAAGACTGGAAAACACTATGGCAGAAATTCAGTATAAATCAACTTCTCATATCATATAGCAGTTCAccaagttaaggtcaaaatgCATATATGACATACATAAAAGGTATGTCTGCACAGGCCAATTGTAGCAATATGTTATAGTCAAAAGAGCACTGGTTCATTATTTTCGCTGCACAGAATGGCAATGATGTGGTCATGATATGTGGTCCAATAACAACCATGAATCCAGAGAGCCAGGGTATAATTTTGATCAccaaaaagtttttgaacaagcAAAACCAgtgcaatcaaaattatacagaaaacagaaaagtggaaaggaaatttttctattactattactattactgaaaagatctcatttcttaaGAATATTGAGTAACTTAAGTATATTGAGAACTGAATcaaacttgtaaaaaaaatacaaaatacattccccaattgataaatgatcacaggacatgaacaggcatttttcagacaaagaaatcaaaactatgttTTGtctatatgaaaaaattctctaagtcattattgatcagaaaattgCAAATCAAAAACAACTCCAAGGTATCAACTCACACCTATAAAAGTGgttaatatgaccaaaaaaggaaaatattgaagggggtgtgggaaaattgggacattaatgcactgctggtggagatataaactgatccaatcattccagaaagcaatttggaagtgtGCCCAAAATGTTATGAAACCATGTacacctttgatccagcaataccaccactagatctctatcccaaagatatctataagaaggggaaaggacatatttatacaaatatatttataacagctctttttgtggtggctagaaattggaaatcaaaaagggatgcctatcaattagggaattgcTAAATAAGCTGTGGTTTATAGTTGTAATGGAATATGTgtatgttttaagaaatgacatgaaggacagtttcagaaaaacctggaaagacttccaaaaactgatatttagagaagtaaacagaaccaggagacgTTATACACTGTAACAGCATTATGGTTTGATGAAAAACTGTGATTGACTTATCTATTcccagtaatacaatgatccaagaccatcccaaaggactaatgatgaagcatagtATCCACCATCAgacaaagaactgatattgactgaacatagactgaagcatgctatttttccttaatttctttcattggaatttcattctttcattcaatttcttttcattttattaaacaaattgactaatatgaaaatgttttaaataattatccGTGTATAACCTATGTTTCATTGCTTACAGTTTCAAGGAGGAGTGAGGGATGAGGAAAAGATGGAAACtggaatttaaagttttaaatgaatttttttattttaaataataaaaattaagagtTTCATATGCATCATATCATTTCAACCTCTCAATAATACTACGTGTTAGCTTCTGTTGGCATTCATGtcattttatgaaggaaaaaaactgagtctTTTAGATGTTAAGTGACCACCATAATCACAGAAAGTTAAGTGGAGTATAAAATCAGTCCTTCCTGACTCCCAAGACTAGCAGTTTGTCACTAAGGAAAACCTACTGAAAAGTTTTGAAGAAAGAGGTGACATAAACAATCTCAGCCTGAGAAAATATAGTGTTGGAAACCTGGAGAGGTGAAACATGGAAATTGATATTTGTCATCATCTTCCTTCCTACTCTGTCCTATTCTACTTTCCTATGTATTTTCTCAGTCAAtgggtaaacatttattaagtaagttGCTTCTCTGTGACAGGCATTATTCTATatgcaaaagacagtctctggtCTTAATGAAGTCATAATATAATATTGGATACAACAAGCAACCAAATAAGAAggataaacaagaaataattaagtGAGGGAAAGGCACTAATTAATAAGGGTAAGGAAAGTCTTTCTttggaagatgaaattttagtaGGGACCAGCaagtagagatgagaaggaagaatattGTAGGCATAAGGGATGgccaaagaaaatgtttaaagtcAAGAGTTGGAGTGTTCCAGTTCATGGAATAGCCAGGAGACCAGTGTCATTGGCTCAAAGTGTAAATTTTTGGAAGTAAGtcataagaagattggaaagacaAAAGAAGGATAGgttatgagagagagaaacacacagaaagagacagagagacagctagagagagagagagagagagagagagagagagagagagagagagaaacagatctgcattttaaagaatttacttTGGGAGCTGAATAGAGGATGAATTAAAGTGGGCAGAAACTTGAGGCAGACATCACTTAGTAGGCTATTTGCAATAATTCAGGTGTTATGTGATGTGAGATTGTTCCACAATGGTGGCAgagtcagaagagagaaagagattgtaAAGGTAAAATTGAGAGGCTTCTACCATAGATTGTGACAGGATGTTACCTAGTGACTAGAGATTGCTATTGCCCCCTACAGTAATAGGAAACAAAgaaggtgaggagggaaagacaaAATGTTGAATTTTGAATATACTTAGTTTGGATATCCTGAAAAGCAGTTGGAAATGTTAAATTGAAGGTTATACCAGGATAGGtatatctgagaatcatcagcatagagtgACATGAAATCCATGAGAACTGAAAAGATCGTCAAATGAAGGAGTGTAGAAGAAAAGAGGGCTTAGGAAGAATAGTTGGGGAAAACCCATGACTACAGGTGTAGTCATGTAGAgaaggatccagcaaaggaggtTCAAGAGAATTGGtgagatggaagggagaaaaacaggaaaaaatgctaccttgaaaacctagagagaaaagagatgataaaggagAGGGTGATCAACAAtctgcagagaagtcaagagtGAGGAgtgagaaaaagccattggatttggcaactaggAGATCAGTggtgactttggagagagcagttttgagGGAATGTTGAAGTTGAAACTAAATtataagaagagagtgagaagaaagaacATGGAAGTGCTTACTGCAAATGGCTTTTTCAAGGGATTTAACCACCAAAGGCAaatcctttccctttattttcctatttgtttttaataataaattcttttaaagcacacacacacacacacacacacacacacacacacacacccctccagtTCTTGTGATCCAACAGGTAGATGAGCAAAAGTCATGTGGATATTGCAATAGGAGTGGACTTTAGTGCTCCCAAGCAAGTCTAAGCCTCATTTGGATGCCCATCATGCATTTATTCAATACATTTCTTCAGATACATGTAACATTTTGTTTGAACTATTTGAAtttcaaaagtagaaaaagaatgataaatctTCATTCTTCACTTCTATCACCTTAGTAGTAATTCTCCCCTTCCCTGATAAcacttattttttcaattaaatatgaAGATTTTCTGTAACATTTCacattttaagagaaaataactttttttgaattttattaatgcAACACTCTTTAAGAgtgaataattttaattcttgttTATTTAAAAACAGTCCAatgatatagatttttttctcattttcttaggTATTTGCCTAAAAGAAATCCATTCTTAACCCATTGATCATTATTTAAAAAGCTTATTGTGTGACTTTAGAATCTGATACCTGTTCTGTGGGCTCAGGTAAGATTTTGCTCTGAAAAGTGGAGCTGAACTCCATGATCTCCAAGATGCCTTGTAACTCTAAAATCATGGTGCTAATGTTACTCTCACATTCTGAGTCTAGGATTATCTACTTTGGGACTGAATtgatatagaaaagaaatgtTCTGTTTAAAAATGTCTTCTCTTGGAAACTCAAGGCATTGGTTTccagacattcaatgaaactgatataataattctttcttcttcatagCTCTGATTTAAGAATCAAACtgctttttcatctttctttaggaattggggggaaag includes:
- the LOC127561441 gene encoding olfactory receptor 2AP1-like: MLLMGNQTTVKEFFLVGLTNDPETQVIIFVFLLLTYLLSVTGNLTIIILTLLDSHLQTPMYFFLRNFSFLEISFTTVFVPKMLVNIGTGNKTISFAGCFTQFFFAILLGATEFYLLAAMSYDRYVAICKPLHYTMVMNKRLCLQLVLSSWIAGFMVVIGPHIMTTKLPFCASNIINHYCCDYTILLQLACADTHFLEMIEFVLAVVTLLFTLVLVMISYAYIMKTIMKIPSAQKRKKAFSTCSSHMIVVSLSYGSCIFMYVNPSMKAAATFNKQVAVLNTSVAPLLNPFIYTLRNQQVKKAFTDMVRKMKFFSIK